The nucleotide sequence TAAGGTAAACGGACAAACCGGTTATCAGAGAGGTTAAAAACACCCCGAAGGTTGCTAAAGAGAGAGATGGAAAGGCAACAGGACGCACAGTAGACCATTTCGTCTGCATACCACCTTCAAACAAGATGATGATCAAAGCAACAATCCCTATTAACTGAGCAGTTCCGGCATTGTCAAAATAAATGAATCCGAGGTTTTCACTGCCGATGATCAAACCTACTCCAATAAATAAGACAAGGGAAGGGAGGCCTAAACGACTGGAGAATTTAGCAGCAAGTACGCCACTAATAAGTAGAAATGCGATTAAAAAAATGATTCCGTCGTTCTCGACGACATCGAAAAACATGAGAGGCCCCCTTTTCTAAATTAATACTTACCCATAATTTTATCATAATAATCTTTTATTATGGTTTAATTTGCTAATAGTTAATATTAACTTTCATTTCCATATGATAAAATAATAGTGAAAATATTTTGAAAAAGGAGGGAGATTATGAGTCAGGATGTACCTATTTTAGATTCACAATTCTCCCCGCCGTCAGTGAAAGAGCAGTTTGTCCAGAGGGCACGATTACATAAAAAACTTCAGCAAATTAAATCTTACCCTGTGACACTTATCCATTCTGGTGCAGGTTATGGCAAGAGCACAGGACTGAGTTCTTACTTATCACAAGTGAAAGAGCAAGTTTGTTGGTTCTCTATAACTAAATACGATACAGATCTGGTTCCATTCTTGACGAAGTTGATCTTTTCCGTGAGAAAACATTCTCCTAGTTTCGGCGCTAGGGTATTACAAGAAATCGAAGAGATCGATCATAAAATTCAGGAACACGAGCAATGGTCACTAATGACGTTGATGATTAATGAGCTTTCAGAGTTTGGGGAGCCTGTGATCATTGTATTGGATGACGCACACCATCTTCTAAGCTCTCAAGTTGCTTCAAAGTGGATCCAGTTGTTGATAGAACATTTAGTTGAAAATGTGCACTTGGTACTGTCTTCAAGGAGTCGCCCTCAGTGGAAATCGCTCTCTCGTCTTAAAATAAAAGGTGAGTTGAATGAGGTCACTCAAGAAGATCTTATGTTGAGCCGTGATGAAGTGGCGCACTTGATTCAAGACATCCACGAAATTGATATCGAGGAGTACGCAATCGATGTGATACATGAAACGACTGAAGGATGGGCGATAGCGTGTGGTATGCTCGTTCAACAGATGGCTTCAGGAGAGGATATGAAGCGGCTTTTGCAACAAGATGCCGCATCTCTTGATGATTTGTTCCAATATATGGTGATGGAAGTGTTATCGAAACAACCTTTAATCATCCAAAAGTTCCTGGAACAAACGAGTATTTTAGAAGTTCTTTCAGTAGAGACCTGTGACCGGATTCTCGGTATTCACAGTTCTAAACAAATGCTTGAGGATCTCGCTGGACAGAACTTATTTATTCAAAAAGTTGATGAAAATCATTACCGATACCATGCACTTTTTAAAGTGTTCTTAGAAAACCAATTGTACCGAAATGACCAGATGGAATATCAACGTTTGAATCGTGAAGCGGCATATTATTTTGAAGAACATAGTGATTTTGAAAAAGCGGTGCAACATCATTTAATGATTCTACAAGAAGGCGATGCTGCTAGGTTACTTGCTTTGCATGGAAAAGAAATGCTGAGCCAAGGGAAGTTGGAACGACTTTCTGAACAGCTGGAGCAACTTTCCGATGAATCAAAGAATCGGTATCCTATGCTCTGGTATTATAGTGGAGAAATTTTGCGTTATCGTTCGAAATATGATCAAGCGGAAAGTGCTTATGACCGTTCAATAGATATTTCTAAAAAAGGTGAAGATCACTACGTATTAAGTATGGCCTATGAAGGGAAAGCGAGAATATTTTTAGATACGATTCGCCCCGATCAAGCCGAGAAAATTTTACAGCAGGCAATTGATTACCGCGAAAAGTCCGATGTACCTGATGAAGAGAAAGCACGTCTCTACCATATGCAAGGGGAGAACTTGTTGAATTCCGGTTCAGCTAAACGTGCAGAAGCTTGGTTAAGTCAGGCTAAGAACTTGAATTTACCTATTGATGATACGAATCTAGAAGCTAGGATCTATTTGCGTACTGGACGTTTAGATCAAGCGAAACAATTTCTTTTAGAGAAAAAAGAGAAGTTTCCTTCCTATGAGTTGGACCATCTCCCTCAGTCGCATAGAGAAACCGATATTTTGTTATCAATCATCGCTTCCTTCATGGGGCAGGCTGAGGAAGGGAAGATTTATGCGGAACAAGGGTTACAACAAGGGATTGATCATGAATCACCATTTGTTGAAGCATGCGGGTGGATGAGAATGGGTCATGCAGTTCAATTGATCAGCCGCTACGAAAAAGACTTGGCCCTCAAATGTTATGATCATGCACTTGATATTATGGAAAAGTTGAATGTATCTAGAGGGAAAGCCGAGCCTTACATGGGGTTATGTATGTTATACGGAATGAACGGCGAGTATGAAAAAGCCTTACACGCAGGTCAAAAAGGATTACGTGAAACAGAACAAGTGAAGGATATGTGGCTTTCTGCCGTCATCAGGCTTTGTTTAGCTATTGCCGCATTTAATTGTAAGAGGCACACGATTGCAAACCAGTTTCTCGAAGAAGCACGACAACATTTCAAAAGTTGTGAAGACGATTACGGTCTAATGGCTTCTTCCTTTTGGGCCGCTTGTTTAGGTTTTGAGACGGGTGATGATCGGGTGTTTGCAGAAGAAATTCAAGACTTTTTACTGCGAATGCAAACAGGTTCCTATGAATTTTTTATCAAACAAAGAAGTTATTTTGGTCCGGTTGATATGCAAAATATCGCTCCGTTATTATTCAAAGCACAATCCAATGAAATCCAAGAAAGCTATGTTACTCGGATGATCCAGGAGTTAGGTTTCGGAAATTTGGAACGCCACCCTGGGTATACATTGAGAATCGAGACACTGGGTGAATTTAACGTGTTGATTGGAAATGAAGTCGTAAGCGACTCGGATTGGTCTAGAGCAAAATCAAGAGAATTATTGGAATTATTGGTTACGAAGAGAGATACGGCAATGACAAAAGAAGAGATTTTCGAATGTCTATGGCCAGATCAAAGTGAGGACAAGGCTGCAAAGAACTTCAAAGTGACGTTGAACGGTCTTTTGAAAGTTCTAGAACCAAAACGTAAAGCACGCGAAGATTCATTTTATATCATAAGAAGCGGAAGCACGTACCGATTGAATCCTCAATCGGGTTTCGATTTGGATGTAGAGGATTTCAAAGCGTTCATTCTGGCAGGAATAGATGAGAAGGATGCTGAGAAGTCTCGTGATCTTTTGAAAAAAGGGTTGAATTTATATAAGGGTAACTACTTAACTAATCGGGAATCTTATGAGTGGCTCGTACATGAGCGAGAGCGGCTGCAACTATTATTTTTACGTGGTGCGGAGAAATTGGCACAAACCTCCATACGACTTGAAGACTATCATACCTCTATCCACTGGTGCCAAGAAATATTGACGTATGATCATACTTGGGAAGAGGCCTACCGGTTGATCATGTATTGCTACTACCAACAAAATAATAGGCCGCAAGCTATTAAATGGTATAAAAAATGTAAAGAAATATTGGACAAAGAACTCGGTATCGAACCGATGCAACCAACACGTGAAATGTATGAAATAATTACGAGATAGTAGAGCCTACTCCAGATGGGGTGGGCTTTTTTGTGTGCTGAAACGTGGATTTTTGCAATGGTTCTCTAGGTTTAAACGGCAACTATTTTTGATTATTTGATAAGTCTGTAACTAGCCTGTAACTCATATTATTTATGATAAGAACAAGTTGAACGACATATATGAAATTCATATCCAAGGGGGAAAAAGCATGACGAAGTTGAAATGGTTAGGAATGTTGCTGTTAGCTATTTTATTAGTAGGAGCTCTTGTTGCTTGTAGCGACACGTCAGATGGCGAAGATGCTGAAGAGGTTAGTGCTGAAGGAGAAGAAACTGATAGTGATAGTGGAGAGGATACAGAAGGTGAAGAAGCAAGTGGTGAGCCGATTAAAATTGGTGTACTTGCATCTTTATCCGGGGCACTCGAATCTTATGGTATGCAAACTCAACGTGGTTTCGAGTTAGGTCTTGAATATGCTACTGATGGAACGATGGAAGTGAATGGTCGTCCGATCGAAGTCATGTTCGAAGATACTGAGACTCAACCTGATGTTGCACGTCAGAAGGCTTTACAACTATTAGATGATGAAGGAGTAGACTTTTTAGTAGGTTCTTCAAGTTCTGGGGATACGTTAGCTGTAACTGGTCTAGCAGAAGAATATGAAAAAATCATGGTAGTTGAGCCGGCAGTAGCTGACAGTATCACAGGTAGTGAATTCAATAAATACATTTTCCGTACATCTCGTAACTCTTCACAAGATGCGGTAGCTGGTGCTGCGGCGATTGCTGAAGAAGGAACAAAGATTGCGACATTTGCACCTGACTATGCGTTTGGTCATGACGGAGTTGCTGCCTTTAAGGAAGCTGCAGAGGAATTAGGGGCAGAGATTGTTTTAGAAGAATTTGTTGATCAAAATGCAACTGACTTCACTCCAAACATTCAGAAAGTGATTGAAGCGGAGCCGGATTATTTATTTGTTATCTGGGCTGGAGCAAATAGTCCATGGAACCAAATTAATGATATGGATTTAGCAAGCAGAGG is from Halalkalibacillus sediminis and encodes:
- a CDS encoding BTAD domain-containing putative transcriptional regulator — protein: MSQDVPILDSQFSPPSVKEQFVQRARLHKKLQQIKSYPVTLIHSGAGYGKSTGLSSYLSQVKEQVCWFSITKYDTDLVPFLTKLIFSVRKHSPSFGARVLQEIEEIDHKIQEHEQWSLMTLMINELSEFGEPVIIVLDDAHHLLSSQVASKWIQLLIEHLVENVHLVLSSRSRPQWKSLSRLKIKGELNEVTQEDLMLSRDEVAHLIQDIHEIDIEEYAIDVIHETTEGWAIACGMLVQQMASGEDMKRLLQQDAASLDDLFQYMVMEVLSKQPLIIQKFLEQTSILEVLSVETCDRILGIHSSKQMLEDLAGQNLFIQKVDENHYRYHALFKVFLENQLYRNDQMEYQRLNREAAYYFEEHSDFEKAVQHHLMILQEGDAARLLALHGKEMLSQGKLERLSEQLEQLSDESKNRYPMLWYYSGEILRYRSKYDQAESAYDRSIDISKKGEDHYVLSMAYEGKARIFLDTIRPDQAEKILQQAIDYREKSDVPDEEKARLYHMQGENLLNSGSAKRAEAWLSQAKNLNLPIDDTNLEARIYLRTGRLDQAKQFLLEKKEKFPSYELDHLPQSHRETDILLSIIASFMGQAEEGKIYAEQGLQQGIDHESPFVEACGWMRMGHAVQLISRYEKDLALKCYDHALDIMEKLNVSRGKAEPYMGLCMLYGMNGEYEKALHAGQKGLRETEQVKDMWLSAVIRLCLAIAAFNCKRHTIANQFLEEARQHFKSCEDDYGLMASSFWAACLGFETGDDRVFAEEIQDFLLRMQTGSYEFFIKQRSYFGPVDMQNIAPLLFKAQSNEIQESYVTRMIQELGFGNLERHPGYTLRIETLGEFNVLIGNEVVSDSDWSRAKSRELLELLVTKRDTAMTKEEIFECLWPDQSEDKAAKNFKVTLNGLLKVLEPKRKAREDSFYIIRSGSTYRLNPQSGFDLDVEDFKAFILAGIDEKDAEKSRDLLKKGLNLYKGNYLTNRESYEWLVHERERLQLLFLRGAEKLAQTSIRLEDYHTSIHWCQEILTYDHTWEEAYRLIMYCYYQQNNRPQAIKWYKKCKEILDKELGIEPMQPTREMYEIITR
- a CDS encoding substrate-binding domain-containing protein, encoding MTKLKWLGMLLLAILLVGALVACSDTSDGEDAEEVSAEGEETDSDSGEDTEGEEASGEPIKIGVLASLSGALESYGMQTQRGFELGLEYATDGTMEVNGRPIEVMFEDTETQPDVARQKALQLLDDEGVDFLVGSSSSGDTLAVTGLAEEYEKIMVVEPAVADSITGSEFNKYIFRTSRNSSQDAVAGAAAIAEEGTKIATFAPDYAFGHDGVAAFKEAAEELGAEIVLEEFVDQNATDFTPNIQKVIEAEPDYLFVIWAGANSPWNQINDMDLASRGITVSTGAPDIAALKTMNALVGMEGFTVYYHTLPDNEVNDWLVEEHKARYDGEVPDLFTPGGMSAAISIVEALKQTEGDTDVDLLIDTMEGMSFEAPKGTMTFREEDHQALQTMYSITLEEDDELDYPVPVLVEELSPEDTAPPIMNE